The proteins below come from a single Paroceanicella profunda genomic window:
- a CDS encoding ABC transporter substrate-binding protein: MDKIDHKKILAARIAAGLGRRAVLKGMGAGLVTTAASGLVPRRASAQSGGHITIAALNHIDTLDPHFTGFLAAIQVINNIHNGLLKIVYDGKAVTFEPDLAESWELLDDVTHVFKLREGVTFHDGTPCDAEAVKFSLLRVKEGEPASPHAWKLSLLETIEIPDPLTIKLTFSTPYAFLPVALNGSTGRAGTIVSPAAVQKYGADYGRNPVGTGPFKFVSWRENDAIELEKNPDYFEEGLPKLDGATWKLMKEPSSAVAALMAGQVDGMTDCPMQLVSQVDAFPGATLYGEIEGNYTFVGMNTRKAPFDDINLRRAVAWALDRETLLKQAYFGRAIQAFTPISPPMTGFYDPEIATSGRGQWFDLDKAKEFRAKAANQGEIEAVYMMSERGPVGTRIAQTVAPMLAKIGIKAKLELIEPATWVQRRNAGDFDLFDFEWVADLDPDETLFPEFKSGGAWNFPGWSSPEFDDLCTQAQVVLDTPTRAGLYHKAEDILMDEAPIAMMAHMPVYKVLSTKVQGFQYIPADLFNLHTLSLG; encoded by the coding sequence ATGGACAAGATCGATCACAAGAAGATCCTTGCCGCCCGTATAGCTGCCGGCCTGGGCCGGCGCGCGGTGCTCAAGGGCATGGGAGCGGGGCTGGTGACAACCGCCGCTTCCGGGCTGGTGCCGCGCCGCGCCTCCGCACAGTCGGGCGGGCACATCACCATCGCCGCGCTCAACCACATCGACACGCTGGACCCGCATTTCACCGGCTTCCTGGCCGCCATCCAGGTGATCAACAACATCCACAACGGGTTGCTGAAGATCGTCTATGACGGCAAGGCGGTCACCTTCGAGCCCGATCTCGCCGAGAGCTGGGAGCTGCTGGACGACGTGACCCACGTCTTCAAGCTGCGCGAGGGGGTGACCTTCCACGACGGCACGCCCTGCGACGCGGAAGCGGTGAAATTCTCGCTGCTGCGGGTGAAGGAGGGCGAGCCGGCCTCGCCGCACGCCTGGAAGCTCTCGCTGCTCGAGACCATCGAGATCCCGGACCCGCTCACCATCAAGCTCACCTTCTCCACGCCCTACGCCTTCCTGCCGGTGGCGCTGAACGGCTCCACGGGCCGCGCGGGCACCATCGTGAGCCCGGCCGCCGTGCAGAAATACGGCGCCGACTACGGGCGCAACCCGGTGGGCACCGGGCCGTTCAAGTTCGTCTCCTGGCGCGAGAACGACGCCATCGAGCTGGAGAAGAACCCCGACTACTTCGAGGAGGGCCTGCCGAAGCTCGACGGCGCCACCTGGAAGCTGATGAAGGAACCCTCCTCCGCCGTGGCCGCGCTGATGGCGGGGCAGGTGGACGGCATGACCGACTGCCCGATGCAGCTTGTCTCCCAGGTCGACGCCTTCCCCGGCGCCACGCTCTACGGCGAGATCGAGGGCAACTACACCTTCGTGGGCATGAACACCCGCAAGGCGCCCTTCGACGACATCAACCTGCGCCGCGCCGTGGCCTGGGCGCTGGACCGCGAGACCCTGCTCAAGCAGGCCTATTTCGGCCGCGCCATCCAGGCCTTCACCCCGATCTCCCCGCCGATGACCGGCTTCTACGACCCCGAGATCGCCACCTCCGGCCGCGGCCAGTGGTTCGACCTCGACAAGGCGAAGGAATTCCGCGCCAAGGCGGCGAACCAGGGCGAGATCGAGGCGGTCTACATGATGTCCGAGCGTGGCCCGGTGGGCACCCGCATCGCCCAGACCGTGGCGCCGATGCTGGCCAAGATCGGCATCAAGGCGAAGCTGGAGCTGATCGAGCCCGCAACCTGGGTGCAGCGCCGCAACGCCGGCGACTTCGACCTGTTCGACTTCGAATGGGTGGCCGACCTCGACCCGGACGAGACGCTGTTCCCGGAGTTCAAGTCCGGCGGGGCCTGGAACTTCCCCGGCTGGTCCTCGCCCGAGTTCGACGATCTCTGCACCCAGGCCCAGGTGGTTCTGGACACGCCCACGCGCGCCGGGCTCTACCACAAGGCGGAGGACATCCTGATGGATGAGGCGCCCATCGCGATGATGGCGCACATGCCGGTCTACAAGGTGCTCTCCACCAAGGTGCAGGGCTTCCAGTACATCCCGGCCGACCTGTTCAACCTGCACACGCTAAGTCTCGGCTGA
- a CDS encoding GntR family transcriptional regulator has product MSPMSTKPTVRTAEVIYAELVRRIVEGVLLPGDALNELPLAEEFGVSRTPVREALQHLSIAGLAERGPRRAFIVRRTDLPMLEDLFEALGEMEALCARLAALRMTAMERHKLSATVQEADAAARAGEALAYSELNARFHADICAGAHNRALDAATQVLRVRTLPWREAQFRAAAARLESSQTEHRGILRAILAEDGEAAHRAMRDHIAASMLVVAGIVAERAREAVD; this is encoded by the coding sequence ATGAGCCCGATGAGTACGAAACCGACAGTCCGGACCGCCGAGGTCATCTACGCCGAGCTGGTGCGCCGCATCGTGGAGGGCGTCCTGCTGCCCGGCGATGCGCTGAACGAGCTGCCGCTGGCGGAGGAATTCGGTGTGTCGCGCACGCCGGTGCGCGAGGCGCTGCAGCACCTGAGCATCGCCGGGCTGGCGGAGCGCGGGCCGCGGCGTGCCTTCATCGTGCGGCGCACCGACCTGCCGATGCTGGAGGACCTGTTCGAGGCGCTGGGGGAGATGGAGGCGCTCTGCGCCCGGCTTGCGGCCCTGCGGATGACGGCGATGGAGCGCCACAAGCTCTCGGCCACGGTGCAGGAGGCCGACGCGGCGGCCCGCGCCGGCGAGGCCCTGGCCTATTCGGAACTGAACGCGCGCTTCCACGCCGATATCTGCGCCGGGGCGCATAACCGCGCGCTGGACGCCGCCACCCAGGTCCTGCGCGTGCGCACCCTGCCCTGGCGCGAGGCGCAGTTCCGCGCCGCCGCCGCCCGGCTGGAGAGCAGCCAGACCGAGCATCGCGGCATCCTGCGCGCCATCCTGGCGGAGGACGGCGAAGCCGCGCACCGCGCGATGCGCGATCACATTGCCGCCTCCATGCTGGTGGTCGCCGGCATCGTGGCCGAGCGGGCGCGCGAGGCGGTGGACTGA
- a CDS encoding LacI family DNA-binding transcriptional regulator, with product MTVRTRASLKDIAAEIGVSVATVSNAMSGKGRVSEELGERIRATALARGYVPSLSGRALRTGRSGVLGLVLADIANPLFPQIAQAVEAAASASGYGVLIADSRGDVTEQTQAIRRLMERGADGLIVVPRRGTRVGEIGLPVAVIDTPSTPGNTVSADHWGGGQQVIGHLAGLGHRQFVLIGGSAASNVQNDRIAGMRSALPAGARHAVIWAEPAGAPPQRSAPLGLAARAAEGATAFAAVSDLLALRALTELQSAGLGVPEDVSVTGFDDLVWAGVVTPGLTTLQMDMATIARHAVAELLRLIERPESASDLPRSGVPMRLIVRQSAGVVRPARTRPTEGANPT from the coding sequence ATGACCGTCCGAACCCGTGCCAGCCTCAAGGATATCGCAGCCGAGATCGGCGTGTCGGTCGCCACCGTGTCCAATGCGATGTCCGGCAAGGGGCGGGTGTCCGAGGAACTCGGCGAGCGGATCCGCGCCACGGCGCTGGCGCGGGGCTACGTGCCCAGCCTCAGCGGGCGGGCGCTGCGCACGGGGCGCAGCGGCGTGCTGGGGCTGGTGCTGGCGGATATCGCCAACCCGCTCTTTCCGCAGATCGCCCAGGCGGTGGAGGCCGCGGCCAGTGCCTCCGGCTACGGTGTGCTGATCGCGGATTCGCGCGGCGATGTCACGGAGCAGACCCAGGCCATCCGCCGGCTCATGGAGCGCGGGGCGGACGGGCTGATCGTGGTGCCCCGCCGCGGCACCCGGGTGGGGGAGATCGGCCTGCCCGTCGCGGTGATCGACACGCCGTCGACCCCGGGCAACACCGTCTCCGCCGACCACTGGGGCGGCGGGCAGCAGGTGATCGGCCACCTGGCGGGGCTGGGGCACCGGCAGTTCGTGCTCATCGGCGGCAGCGCGGCCTCCAACGTGCAGAACGACCGCATCGCCGGCATGCGCTCCGCCCTGCCCGCCGGCGCGCGCCACGCGGTGATCTGGGCGGAGCCGGCGGGCGCGCCGCCGCAGCGGAGCGCGCCGCTGGGCCTGGCCGCGCGTGCGGCGGAGGGGGCCACCGCCTTCGCCGCCGTGAGCGACCTGCTCGCGCTGCGCGCCCTCACCGAGCTGCAGAGCGCCGGGCTGGGCGTGCCGGAGGATGTCTCCGTCACCGGTTTCGACGATCTGGTCTGGGCCGGGGTGGTGACACCGGGCCTGACCACGCTGCAGATGGACATGGCCACCATCGCCCGCCACGCTGTGGCCGAGCTGCTGCGCCTCATCGAGCGCCCGGAGTCCGCGTCCGACCTGCCGCGAAGCGGCGTGCCCATGCGCCTCATCGTGCGCCAATCCGCCGGGGTCGTACGCCCGGCCAGAACCCGACCAACAGAAGGAGCAAACCCGACATGA
- a CDS encoding ABC transporter substrate-binding protein, with translation MIRSTLLAATALACGTLAAQAQDRTLTISVYGFAQDEFSEILYKPFEEKCGCELVVETGNSVERLAKMEANKEAPVIDMAVLSTHDALAANRAGLIDTIDTAKLANFDKLYDIAKDPLGDGTAVGYTFYATSIVYRSDKVTVDSWADLFSDELKGQVAFPNVTTNQGPPALWMVGKAMGESDPTLAGAISEVGEKRDDVVTFYVRSSQLVQLMQQEEIWAAPIGRFAWKGFADMDLPIAWATPKEGQTGGMNVMVVTKGSQNRDLALEFMDYWLSTPIQTALAEGLVDSPANAEVEVSDDVADNLTYGAETVASLDLIPADVWLDNREGWLSEWNAKVGQ, from the coding sequence ATGATCCGTTCCACCCTGCTCGCCGCCACGGCGCTGGCCTGCGGCACGCTCGCCGCCCAGGCCCAGGACCGCACGCTCACCATCTCCGTCTACGGCTTCGCCCAGGACGAATTCTCCGAGATCCTCTACAAGCCCTTCGAGGAGAAATGCGGCTGCGAGCTGGTCGTGGAGACCGGCAACAGCGTCGAGCGCCTCGCGAAGATGGAGGCCAACAAGGAGGCCCCGGTCATCGACATGGCCGTGCTCTCCACCCATGACGCGCTGGCCGCGAATCGCGCCGGGCTGATCGACACCATCGACACCGCGAAGCTCGCCAATTTCGACAAGCTCTACGACATCGCCAAGGACCCGCTGGGCGACGGCACGGCCGTGGGCTACACCTTCTACGCCACCTCCATCGTCTACCGCTCCGACAAGGTGACGGTGGACAGCTGGGCGGACCTCTTCTCCGACGAGTTGAAGGGCCAGGTGGCCTTCCCGAACGTCACCACCAACCAGGGCCCCCCGGCGCTGTGGATGGTCGGCAAGGCGATGGGCGAGAGCGACCCCACCCTCGCAGGCGCCATCTCGGAGGTGGGCGAGAAGCGCGACGACGTGGTGACCTTCTACGTGCGCTCCTCCCAGCTCGTGCAGCTCATGCAGCAGGAGGAGATCTGGGCCGCACCCATCGGCCGCTTTGCCTGGAAGGGCTTCGCCGACATGGACCTGCCCATCGCCTGGGCCACGCCCAAGGAAGGTCAGACCGGCGGCATGAACGTGATGGTCGTCACCAAGGGCTCGCAGAACCGCGACCTCGCGCTGGAGTTCATGGACTATTGGCTCTCCACCCCGATCCAGACCGCTCTGGCCGAGGGGCTGGTGGACAGCCCGGCCAATGCGGAGGTCGAGGTCTCGGACGACGTGGCCGACAACCTCACCTACGGCGCCGAGACGGTCGCCAGCCTCGATCTGATCCCCGCCGATGTCTGGCTCGACAACCGCGAGGGCTGGCTCTCCGAGTGGAACGCGAAGGTCGGCCAGTAA
- a CDS encoding ABC transporter permease, producing MFQNRREGLALALPAAVFACVVFLVPVAILLSEGFRGAAGFSLTPYVEFFSSALNRAVFLRTLKLGALVTLVAAVIGYAAAYAIVNLSPANRGRVFGLVVLPLMISPVARTYAWLVILGRTGFVNQALTLVGLTDEPIRFLFTETAVFIGLLQLFLPLMIISLISALENMPRDAVPAARVLGASWLQVFTRVILPLTKEGLVIGGTLVFTGSLTAYITPAILGGSKVLMLETLLYQRVTVANDFASAAVIAMILIVMSFSANLLLKRLARARGR from the coding sequence ATGTTCCAGAACAGGCGCGAAGGGCTCGCGCTGGCGCTGCCGGCGGCGGTTTTCGCCTGCGTGGTGTTCCTCGTGCCGGTGGCGATCCTGCTGTCGGAGGGGTTTCGCGGCGCGGCGGGGTTCTCGCTCACGCCATACGTGGAGTTCTTCTCCTCGGCCCTCAACCGCGCGGTGTTCCTGCGCACGCTCAAGCTCGGCGCGCTGGTGACACTGGTGGCGGCCGTGATCGGCTATGCCGCGGCCTATGCCATCGTGAACCTCTCGCCGGCAAACCGCGGCCGGGTGTTCGGCCTCGTGGTCCTGCCGTTGATGATCTCGCCGGTGGCGCGCACCTACGCCTGGCTGGTCATCCTCGGGCGCACCGGCTTCGTGAACCAGGCGCTCACCCTCGTGGGGCTCACCGACGAGCCCATCCGCTTCCTCTTCACCGAGACGGCGGTGTTCATCGGCCTGCTGCAGCTCTTCCTGCCCCTGATGATCATCTCGCTGATCTCGGCGCTCGAGAACATGCCGCGTGACGCGGTGCCCGCCGCCCGCGTGCTGGGGGCAAGCTGGCTGCAGGTGTTCACCCGGGTGATCCTGCCGCTGACGAAAGAGGGGCTGGTGATCGGCGGCACGCTGGTGTTCACCGGCTCGCTCACCGCCTACATCACGCCCGCCATCCTCGGCGGCTCCAAGGTGCTGATGCTCGAAACCCTGCTCTACCAGCGGGTTACGGTGGCCAATGACTTCGCCTCCGCCGCCGTGATCGCGATGATCCTCATCGTGATGAGCTTTTCCGCCAATCTCCTGCTCAAGCGGCTGGCCCGCGCCCGGGGGCGCTGA
- a CDS encoding ABC transporter permease, whose translation MKRNLSTVLVLGLVLAFLIGPFLIIIAASLSAGNSLAFPPQGLSLKWVAKVFTVESFRESFATSMFLAVFGTLAALALGVPAAYALNRYRLPFSETVRTVVSAPIIVPGIIVGLALLRYLVIPAGVPVILALFCAHTALVLPYAVRVVSASLGNLRSDIEEAAVLLGCTRSGAFFRVVLPNIRGGILAAFILGFVTSFNQVPVSLFLSGPGVRTLPIDMLGYMEINYDPSVAALSALLAFMSIGIVFIAERFLGFSRYV comes from the coding sequence ATGAAACGCAACCTCTCCACGGTCCTCGTGCTGGGCCTCGTGCTCGCCTTCCTCATCGGGCCGTTCCTGATCATCATCGCGGCCTCGCTCTCGGCGGGCAATTCGCTCGCCTTCCCGCCACAGGGGCTGTCGCTGAAATGGGTGGCGAAGGTGTTCACGGTGGAAAGCTTCCGCGAGAGCTTCGCCACCTCGATGTTCCTCGCGGTCTTCGGCACGCTCGCGGCGCTGGCCCTCGGCGTGCCGGCCGCCTACGCGCTCAACCGCTACCGCCTGCCCTTCTCCGAGACGGTGCGCACCGTGGTCTCGGCGCCCATCATCGTGCCGGGCATCATCGTGGGCCTCGCGCTGCTGCGCTACCTCGTGATCCCCGCCGGGGTGCCGGTGATCCTCGCGCTGTTCTGCGCCCACACCGCGCTGGTGCTGCCCTACGCGGTGCGCGTGGTCTCGGCGAGCCTGGGCAACCTGCGCTCGGACATCGAGGAGGCCGCGGTGCTGCTGGGCTGCACCCGCTCCGGCGCCTTCTTCCGGGTGGTGCTGCCCAACATCCGCGGCGGCATCCTCGCCGCCTTCATCCTCGGCTTCGTGACCAGCTTCAACCAGGTGCCGGTGTCGCTGTTCCTCTCCGGCCCGGGCGTGCGCACCCTGCCCATCGACATGCTGGGCTACATGGAAATCAACTACGACCCCTCGGTGGCCGCCCTCTCGGCGCTGCTCGCCTTCATGTCGATCGGCATCGTCTTCATCGCCGAACGCTTCCTGGGATTCTCTCGCTATGTCTGA
- a CDS encoding ABC transporter ATP-binding protein, whose amino-acid sequence MSDDTCLALERLTLAYGDTVAVDALDLTVKRGELIALLGPSGCGKTTTMRAIAGLLDPRSGTIRLEGADITRRPANKREIGLVFQSYALFPHLSVFENVAFGLRLRREPRAAVEAKVAEGLRTVGLDHLAARKPAELSGGQQQRVALARSLVMEPKLLLLDEPLSNLDARLRLEMRAELQRVQKASGITMIFVTHDQGEALALADRIVVMRGGAIEQLGTPEEIWNRPASGFVAEFVGFETVLGLRDGKLDTPAGLMPVSGAVPAGAAGLAWRPGAVTLGAGPFEGEVLGVSFAGETREYLLDSPLGRIKADAPAGLAMHGIGAKVAFDLPAARAAVLPRLG is encoded by the coding sequence ATGTCTGACGATACCTGCCTCGCGCTCGAACGCCTCACCCTCGCTTACGGCGACACGGTTGCGGTGGACGCGCTGGACCTCACCGTGAAGCGCGGCGAGCTGATCGCCCTGCTCGGCCCCTCGGGCTGCGGCAAGACCACCACCATGCGCGCCATCGCCGGCCTGCTCGACCCGCGCTCCGGCACCATCCGGCTGGAGGGCGCCGACATCACCCGCCGCCCGGCCAACAAGCGCGAGATCGGCCTCGTCTTCCAGTCCTACGCGCTGTTCCCGCATCTCTCGGTGTTCGAGAACGTGGCCTTCGGCCTGCGCCTGCGGCGTGAGCCGCGCGCCGCGGTGGAGGCGAAGGTGGCCGAGGGGCTGCGCACCGTGGGGCTTGACCACCTCGCCGCCCGCAAGCCGGCCGAGCTCTCCGGCGGCCAGCAGCAGCGCGTGGCGCTGGCCCGCTCGCTGGTGATGGAGCCCAAGCTGCTGCTGCTCGACGAGCCGCTGTCGAACCTCGATGCCCGCCTGCGGCTGGAGATGCGCGCCGAGCTGCAGCGGGTGCAGAAGGCCTCCGGCATCACGATGATCTTCGTCACCCATGACCAGGGCGAGGCGCTGGCGCTGGCCGACCGTATCGTGGTGATGCGCGGCGGCGCCATCGAGCAGCTCGGCACGCCGGAGGAGATCTGGAACCGCCCAGCCTCCGGCTTCGTGGCCGAGTTCGTCGGCTTCGAGACCGTGCTCGGCCTGCGCGACGGCAAGCTCGACACGCCCGCCGGCCTGATGCCGGTATCCGGCGCGGTGCCGGCGGGCGCCGCGGGCCTCGCCTGGCGGCCGGGGGCGGTCACCCTCGGCGCGGGCCCGTTCGAGGGCGAGGTGCTGGGCGTGTCCTTCGCCGGCGAGACCCGTGAATACCTGCTCGACAGCCCGCTCGGCCGCATCAAGGCCGACGCGCCCGCCGGCCTCGCGATGCACGGCATCGGCGCGAAGGTCGCCTTCGATCTGCCGGCCGCCCGCGCTGCCGTGCTGCCGCGCCTCGGATGA
- a CDS encoding adenine deaminase — MTPRPEPELNTPALRARAVAAASGDAPFDVLITGGTLIDMVTGEARPADVGLTGPLIASVHPQGTRRDAARMIDAAGAFLSPGLIDTHMHVESSMVTPAEYARAVLPRGVTTCVWDPHEFGNVHGLAGVDWALAAASATDLRFLVLAPSCVPSAPGLETSGADFDPEVMQALLARPGIAGIAEVMDMRGVIDQSPRMAGIVGAGLAAGKLVCGHARSLAGADLQAFVTAGIGSDHELVSGPDLLEKLRAGLTIELRGSHDHLLPELVAALATLPALPQTVTLCTDDVFPDDLHRAGGLDDVVRRLTAYGMPAGQALQAATLNAARRLGRHDLGLIAPGRRADIVLFEDLEGFDTRAVLTSGRVVSEAGRLTAPQADTGDAPLRGSVLVPAQEASAFTTRAEGTRIRLATIDRPRFTRWGEVEAEVLAGEVQLPEGATRLAVMHRHGRAQARMRVGYLTGWGAWRGAFCTTVAHDGHNLTTFGAEPEDMAAAANAVIAAGGGMAVARGGAVVARLALPLSGLVSDRPLAEVAEGFAALRAAMDRIVDWAPPYLVFKACFGATLACNAGPHQTDLGIADVARGTVLASPVLGPA, encoded by the coding sequence ATGACCCCGCGCCCCGAGCCTGAGCTGAACACCCCCGCCCTGCGGGCCCGCGCCGTGGCCGCCGCCAGTGGCGACGCGCCCTTCGATGTGCTGATCACCGGCGGTACGCTCATCGACATGGTGACCGGCGAGGCCCGCCCGGCGGATGTGGGGCTCACCGGCCCGCTCATCGCCTCGGTGCACCCGCAGGGCACGCGCAGGGACGCGGCCCGGATGATCGACGCCGCCGGCGCCTTCCTCTCCCCCGGGCTGATCGACACGCACATGCATGTCGAGAGTTCGATGGTCACCCCGGCGGAATATGCCCGCGCCGTGCTGCCGCGCGGCGTCACCACCTGCGTGTGGGACCCGCATGAGTTCGGCAATGTGCACGGGCTCGCGGGCGTGGATTGGGCGCTCGCCGCCGCGTCGGCCACCGACCTGCGCTTCCTCGTGCTCGCCCCCTCCTGCGTGCCCTCCGCCCCGGGGCTGGAGACGTCGGGCGCCGATTTCGACCCGGAGGTGATGCAGGCCCTGCTCGCCCGGCCCGGCATCGCCGGTATCGCCGAGGTGATGGACATGCGCGGCGTGATCGACCAGAGCCCGCGCATGGCGGGCATCGTCGGCGCCGGGCTCGCGGCCGGCAAGCTGGTCTGCGGCCATGCCCGCAGCCTCGCAGGGGCGGACCTGCAGGCTTTCGTCACAGCCGGCATCGGCTCGGACCATGAGCTGGTCTCGGGGCCGGACCTGCTGGAGAAGCTGCGCGCCGGGCTCACCATCGAGCTGCGCGGCTCGCATGACCACCTGCTGCCCGAGTTGGTGGCAGCACTCGCCACCTTGCCCGCCCTGCCGCAGACCGTGACCCTGTGCACCGACGATGTCTTCCCCGACGACCTGCACCGCGCCGGCGGGCTGGATGACGTGGTGCGCCGCCTCACCGCCTACGGCATGCCGGCGGGCCAGGCCCTGCAGGCCGCCACGCTGAACGCGGCGCGGCGGCTGGGCCGGCATGACCTCGGGCTCATCGCCCCGGGCCGGCGCGCCGACATCGTGCTCTTCGAGGATCTGGAGGGCTTCGACACCCGCGCGGTGCTCACGAGCGGCCGCGTGGTGTCGGAGGCGGGCCGCCTCACCGCGCCGCAGGCGGACACGGGTGACGCGCCCCTGCGCGGCTCGGTGCTGGTGCCCGCGCAGGAGGCTTCCGCCTTCACCACCCGGGCCGAGGGCACGCGCATCCGCCTTGCCACCATCGACCGGCCGCGCTTCACCCGCTGGGGCGAGGTGGAGGCGGAGGTGCTGGCCGGCGAGGTGCAGCTGCCCGAAGGCGCCACGCGCCTTGCGGTGATGCACCGGCACGGCCGGGCGCAGGCGCGCATGCGGGTGGGCTATCTCACCGGCTGGGGCGCCTGGCGCGGGGCCTTCTGCACTACCGTGGCGCATGACGGGCACAATCTCACCACCTTCGGCGCCGAGCCCGAGGACATGGCCGCGGCGGCGAATGCGGTGATCGCGGCGGGCGGCGGCATGGCCGTGGCGCGCGGTGGCGCGGTCGTCGCACGGCTGGCGCTGCCGCTCTCCGGCCTCGTGTCCGACCGGCCGCTGGCCGAGGTGGCGGAGGGCTTCGCCGCCCTGCGCGCCGCGATGGACAGGATCGTGGACTGGGCGCCGCCCTACCTGGTGTTCAAGGCCTGTTTCGGCGCCACGCTGGCCTGCAACGCGGGCCCCCACCAGACGGACCTCGGCATTGCCGACGTCGCCCGTGGCACGGTGCTGGCGAGCCCGGTTCTCGGGCCGGCCTGA
- a CDS encoding LysR family transcriptional regulator, translating to MPEGLNHYENSAPRAREDRLVRRGMRLPHLRLMAALESTGQISAAATALAMSQPAASRLCAEMEEMTGVTLYRRTGRGVELTVYGQRLARRARTILRELDEADREITELRSGLSGRVRIGAVTGAAIELLLPAIRQARVNYPGIDISVEVGTSDELCGILDSGRIDFFLGRIPATRELRRYGAEFLAEEPVSLVVRPGHPLLRQNPVRLEDCVRYDWVMQPEGTLLRRTVEDRLQQLAVALPAKVLSTSSLLLTLITISQTNAITPVARSVADFFGASAEFGARLEALPLAQVITISPYSIVSLPGQSLSPASQIIHDLVRRRFIDRGAQPAPLPP from the coding sequence ATGCCGGAAGGGCTCAACCATTACGAGAATTCCGCCCCCCGGGCGCGGGAGGACAGGCTCGTCCGGCGCGGCATGCGCCTGCCGCACCTCCGCCTGATGGCGGCGCTGGAGAGCACGGGGCAGATCTCGGCCGCGGCCACGGCACTGGCCATGTCCCAGCCCGCCGCCTCGCGCCTTTGCGCGGAGATGGAGGAGATGACCGGCGTCACCCTCTACCGGCGCACCGGGCGGGGGGTGGAGCTCACCGTCTACGGCCAGCGCCTTGCCCGGCGCGCCCGCACCATCCTGCGCGAGCTGGACGAGGCGGACCGCGAGATCACCGAGCTGCGCTCCGGCCTCTCCGGCCGGGTGCGCATCGGCGCGGTCACCGGGGCTGCGATCGAGCTCCTGCTGCCCGCCATCCGCCAGGCGCGGGTGAACTATCCGGGCATCGACATCTCGGTGGAGGTGGGCACGTCGGACGAGCTCTGCGGCATCCTCGACAGCGGCCGGATCGACTTCTTCCTCGGCCGCATTCCCGCCACCCGCGAGCTGCGCCGCTACGGCGCGGAATTCCTGGCCGAGGAACCGGTGAGCCTGGTGGTGCGCCCCGGCCATCCACTGCTGCGCCAGAACCCGGTGCGGCTGGAGGATTGTGTGCGCTACGACTGGGTGATGCAGCCCGAGGGCACGCTGCTGCGCCGCACGGTGGAGGACCGCCTGCAGCAGCTTGCCGTGGCGCTGCCGGCAAAGGTGCTCTCCACCTCCTCGCTGCTGCTCACGCTCATCACCATCTCGCAGACCAACGCGATCACGCCCGTCGCCCGCTCCGTGGCGGATTTCTTCGGTGCCAGCGCCGAGTTCGGCGCCCGGCTGGAGGCGCTGCCGCTGGCGCAGGTGATCACCATCTCGCCCTATTCCATCGTCTCCCTGCCGGGGCAGAGCCTGTCTCCCGCCTCGCAGATCATCCATGACCTGGTGCGCCGGCGCTTCATCGACCGAGGCGCGCAGCCCGCACCGCTCCCCCCCTGA